In Microbulbifer salipaludis, a genomic segment contains:
- a CDS encoding NADH-quinone oxidoreductase subunit L: MSSLPFTLSLISLPLFWLVLARFGNKTSFAKRNWLLSRLSIVGSLTLLALLLAIFWVQPPLTGELLFKLTPINTAVITVVVLIGGVIVRYSRNYMTGEACYPAFFRWMKLTLAAVVVTLMANHLAVFWLGWLCVSLSLHRLLVLYPDRPRAVLGAHKKFFVARLSETLMLAGFALLYWVFQTPYIDDLLVSLAQIDTLPQQQRQLVEAAAILLASAAILKCAQLPFHGWLINVVEAPTPVSALLHAGVINLGGYLLLAFAPLIALFPSAQWLILVCAGLSTIFAALIMSTRVSVKVRLAWSTSSQMGLMLIECALGLYALALVHLVAHALYKAFAFLNSGSAVSEQVASSIAGMELPRGKMLLASALVTALGAGAAIWLIDWQSPIAPWVLLTLSLVSLLAIGTVQPSRSALMSAITVTLGLAASYVIAKTLAGTYLVEELPAPVAGLSAMDLWISALFVLLFAVSWLLKLQAHRSWVQKLKQTLFAGLYLDEWFTRATLKLWPVYLRESTPTNAAKASVTTIGSR, from the coding sequence ATGTCATCTTTGCCATTCACACTGTCACTTATCTCGCTACCACTGTTCTGGCTGGTTCTTGCCCGTTTTGGCAATAAAACATCCTTCGCAAAACGGAACTGGCTGTTGTCTCGGCTTTCCATCGTCGGATCGTTAACCCTGCTGGCACTGCTGCTGGCGATTTTCTGGGTGCAACCGCCGCTTACCGGAGAGCTCCTGTTCAAGCTCACACCCATCAACACGGCGGTAATCACGGTCGTGGTGTTGATTGGTGGCGTTATCGTGCGCTATTCGCGGAACTACATGACGGGTGAGGCATGTTACCCGGCATTTTTTCGCTGGATGAAGCTCACATTGGCCGCCGTGGTCGTCACGTTGATGGCCAATCATCTCGCCGTCTTCTGGCTGGGCTGGCTCTGCGTGAGTTTGTCGCTACACCGTTTACTGGTGCTCTACCCGGATCGACCGCGGGCGGTGCTGGGTGCGCACAAAAAGTTTTTCGTCGCGCGCCTGTCCGAAACGCTCATGCTCGCAGGATTTGCCCTGCTCTACTGGGTTTTCCAGACCCCCTACATTGACGATCTACTCGTTTCCCTCGCACAAATTGATACGCTGCCGCAGCAGCAGCGCCAGCTGGTTGAGGCCGCCGCAATCCTGCTGGCGAGCGCAGCCATCCTGAAGTGTGCGCAACTGCCTTTTCACGGCTGGCTGATCAACGTGGTGGAGGCGCCGACTCCGGTCAGCGCCCTGCTGCATGCTGGTGTGATCAACCTGGGGGGCTACCTGCTGCTGGCTTTTGCCCCGCTGATTGCCCTGTTCCCCAGCGCGCAGTGGCTGATCCTCGTTTGTGCCGGACTCAGCACAATTTTTGCCGCGCTCATCATGAGCACCCGGGTCAGCGTTAAAGTTCGGCTCGCCTGGTCTACATCGTCGCAGATGGGGCTCATGTTAATCGAGTGCGCACTGGGGCTTTACGCACTGGCGCTGGTCCACCTCGTCGCACACGCGCTGTACAAGGCCTTCGCCTTCCTGAACAGTGGCAGCGCCGTCAGCGAGCAGGTTGCCTCCAGCATTGCCGGGATGGAATTGCCACGGGGCAAGATGCTACTGGCGAGCGCACTAGTCACCGCACTCGGTGCCGGCGCGGCGATCTGGCTGATCGACTGGCAGTCCCCCATCGCCCCCTGGGTGCTCCTGACCCTGTCTCTGGTATCGCTGCTCGCAATCGGCACCGTGCAACCCTCTCGTTCCGCGCTCATGTCCGCAATCACGGTCACGCTGGGCCTCGCCGCCAGCTATGTCATTGCCAAGACCCTTGCAGGCACCTATCTGGTGGAAGAACTCCCCGCGCCCGTAGCCGGCCTGTCCGCAATGGATCTCTGGATCTCCGCCCTGTTTGTTCTGTTGTTCGCCGTATCCTGGCTGCTCAAACTGCAGGCCCACCGGTCATGGGTACAGAAACTCAAGCAAACACTGTTTGCGGGCTTATATCTTGATGAATGGTTTACCCGGGCAACCCTGAAGCTCTGGCCCGTCTACCTGCGTGAAAGCACACCAACCAATGCCGCGAAAGCCTCCGTCACTACTATCGGGAGCCGATAA